TCATaagttcaaataaaataaaaaatatttataatttataactaaACGTCTCCTTTACTTAAAGACGAATCGAAAGAGAAGATAACAAACATGtaaaaataaatcttttttggaaatttaacataaaattagaagaagaaaaatgtaATGGTCGCAAAATCAATTAGCTCCAtcgtgatgatgatgatgatgattaaaCAGTCcaacaaaaaataatgataataataatatgaaaaaaaacatATACAAATCATTTGTTTACCTCTTTTATTCAAACTAGTTTAAGGTACGTGTTTTTCAAGTGTATCTTATgtcaatcaataaaattatatatacaaaaaggagaattttcttaaaaagtAAAAGTTGATGTTAAAATAAATGTTGTATCTATTTAAAttacatacaacaacaataacatactcagtgaaatcccacaagtaaATCTGGGAAGGTAAGATGTACGCAGATTTTActactacctcatggagatagagagactgttttcgaaagactctcgactcaaaagtcacaatcctaaataagagagaaaaacaaataatatatatagcataatgacaaaaaaaagcaatgcaaattttacaagatAAGAACATTAACGACATCAAAGTAATGTGATAttcaaaggcaataacaacacaattATAAAGGtacgcctagacctacgactcCCCTAAACCTATACGGCAGGACATCATTCTAGCAcaactagccttctatcctaatttGCGACCTCCACtcatttctatctaaggtcatgtcctcggtgatctGGAGTAAcaccatatcttgtctaatcacctctcttcaatactttttcggtctacctCTACCCCTCCGCATAACCCCCAACTCCAACtgctcgcacctcctaactggggcATCGATACCTctcctctgcacatgcccaaaccatcccAGTTtcacttctctcatcttgtcttcTACAAAtgtcactcctaccttttcccgaataacctcatttctaatcttatcactcctagtgtgcccacacatccatctcagcatccttatctccgcaacatgcatcttctgaacatgagagttctttactCGCCAGCACTCCACTCTATATAACAAAATTGGTCTAACCACgattctgtagaacttacctttaagtttaggtggtaatTATTTCtccagaggcaagcctccatttcatccacgctgCCCCAATGCGATGTGTGATATCATCATCGACGTCCCCACTACTCTtgatgatggatccaagatatttaaagctttctatCTTGGGAATAGGTtgagtggcaagcctcactttcgtgccctcttcatccatcgcaacactaaatttgtactccaagtattctgttttggtcctattcaatctgaaccctttggactccagcgtttgtctccaaacttccaacctatcattaactctgtcccaaatctcatcaatcaaaactatgtagtccacaaatagcatacaccatggaacctcctctTGAATAAACCGTGTtagctcatccatcaccaagacaaaaagaaaaaaactcagCACAGATCTCTGATGTAGTTCCATCTCAATAGAAAAATGATCTGGATCACCTCCCATCGTCCTAACCCGAGTCTTGGCTCCAACATACATGTAAAActctttttattaaataaggaTAAAATTGGAAGAACATCATTAATGTCTTTTTGATAATGTGAGACAccacttattttgaaataaaatgaaaagataaaaaCACCACTTATTTTGAATTGAAGTGAGTAATTTAACTAAAACAAATTTCTGATGAATTTATTGCCCTTTTTATTGTCTTCTTTaatattctttaaaataatttaatttttgtcacaAATGCATATTCCAACTCGAGTTCATATTCTATTGAAAATTTAAATACAATTTCAATAATGATCAAAACAACACAAAAAAAGGAGGAAGAAGTAGGATATAGATGACAACTCATGAGGATATGTATGATGTGGGAGTTAGTAGCAACGACAAAAATCTTACTAACATAGTCATCCATTTATCCTTTATAAGATGATTTTagctcattttttttttatttttttatttaaatttatatgtctagtcGAACACTTttacataaattaaattttttaaaaagtgtaaATTTAGCCAAAAAGAGTTAATAATAAGAACATCCgattaattaaaataacttaaagTATATCgtgtttctattttttttttctgattatacaatttaagaaaaaagaagaagaaggaattCAATGTATTAATGCAAAATGAAGTTGcactttaattcattttttgtaCAATGAATTGAAAAATTGTGATGAATAAATAGTTAGTTTATTaaatagtatttatttattttaccaagtcataaagataacttattttaaaagaagtttCATCTCATTCGCATATTTGGataattatacaaaaaaaattatctagttAATTTTGAAGTTAGCATgtagaattttttatttcaatttgcattttttttgaaaaattgtaaTTGATATTAgattattaatttctttttgtaatttatattaaaattctCCGTATACGTTTTACTTCCACATTTAATCGTTGTCTCTTTATTATTTAAAGAAAAGGAATTGTAACATTTTATTTctcataaaatttatttttaattttcagtTACAAAACAAATGTGTCTATTTTATATAAGATGCCAAATGAATTAGcagttaattagttaataaaTTATATGTGGCTTTTTTAGGTTATGCCACATCGATTAATGAGGAGATTTGTTTGGACTACTAATCCTAATTAGTTATAAATAGACCGATCAGACTATTGTCAACGCAAACCGATCATAGAGGcctgttttcagttttttttccCAGTGTTTTACTgatcaaaattattttgtatttaaaataagatcttaataaataattgagtttatttaaattaatattacttataagttaaaataaataaattagcatgcaattttttttttaatatataagcAATTTTCAATCCAAACGGGGTTAATAGTATTGTTAAGGTTgcaaaaaaatttagaaatacTATGGCGGAAGATTACGAAATTGAAGAAGGAGAAATGTATGATGATTCTCACATAGGTTTAGCTTACATTGATGTGAAAATTCAAAGTATTTTGGGTGATTATATGAATGATTTTGAAGGAGGTGTTTCTATTGAGAATTTGGGGCCAAAATTTGGTGTTTATGGTACGTTTTTGATGAGTTATCGACTCCCTTCTCCacaaaaatctcaaaatctcCCTTCCCCTACACGTTTTTCTTCTCACGAATCCATTAGGTTTCCTGTAAGATATCAAATTTCTGTGATCAAATCGCTTAATCCAACCGAACAGACAACATTCAAACTTCAAACTAGGGTTAGGGTTGGTTCTAATAAGACCACTGCCCGGACGAGTAGTGATTTACACACCGGTTTTGATAAGACTCACTGCTCGGAACTGACTTCTTGGGATAAGCCACCAGTTTCTCCATTTATTATAGAGGGGGATTGGATTCGCTGTCGTAAATGTCGTAAGTGGAGACTTCTACCATATGGTACAAAACCCGAGCAATTGTCTGAGAGTTGGCTCTGCAGCATGTTAGACTGGCTTCCTGGAATGAACTATTGTGACATTAGTGAGGAGGATACGACAAGAGCTCTACATGCCTCGTACCAAAGTCTCATCCAAAGTAACCTTCAAAATCGTGGTGGTAAGGGTTTAATTGATGTAAAAGCACAAGATGGAAGGAAAATTTctgtaaagaaaagaaaattgaggACTTTGCAATGTAATGGTAATGACTTGGGTGACAGTGATACTAATGCTTTTGAGAGGGAGGTTAGTGGTAGATTCAGAAAACTGAAGAAATCCAAGGTGTTTCAGACTGAAAAAAGGGAGTCCAGTACAAGCAAGGGTGCAGGAAAATCAAGTTCCAGAGGTACAACTACTAGACGAAGAAGAATAGAGTAAAGCGTCAGTCTCAGGCAGAGTTCCTTCTGTTGGGAACAATGAAATGTGAGAGTATGGTTATTTAGAGCATTAGTGGAACATAAGGCATAATTTTGGTGGTGGAATTTAGTGAAATTACTGTATTATCtgttattaatatattttctccttctcttttaaatttgtttatctggtgaaaatatatgaaattagGCTACTGATTCTGCTTCACAAGTTTATTTTATGTACTTAGCAGATTAGTTAAGGAAAAGAAAGACCCTAAGATCAAGCATAATGATCTTTCAGAACAAAAGGTGAATGAACGACGTCAATATAAACACTTATAGTCGAAATTGGCAATCCGACTCTGTTTGCTATCTATGTAGTGGCAAAAGCAAATCCATTGAATACGGATGGGGTTGTTGGTTAGAAAAGAGTCGCATATTCTCGAGTCAGGCTCTGCTTTGATTCTTGTATCCTTATGTACCTTCTTGGTTCTGTTTCAATAATACTTTACCTtgtaaacaaaacaaaaaaacaaatccATTGATTATGACTAAAACTGTTTCCAAGTATTGCAATGCGGGTGGGAATGGGGAGTTCTGTTCCTGGGAATTAGGATTATGTACTTTCACCCATTGATTGCAATTTGCAGGTACGATTCTAGAAATGCTGCTCTGGAGTGGTTATAGTTCTCATTGACAGTTCTAATTACAGGTAagcttatgtcaaaacatgtcGTGTTAAAGCACACAATCTCAAGTACTTGTTTGTGGATCACTGAAATCCGTTTTTACGGAAGTAGATCTTAATGCTTTGTTCCCAATTTCTTCCGGTTTTACTGCCTCAAGAACCTTCATTGACTTGAAGGTTTGCACTTATTTTTACGCATGATATTGTGACCCTCCCTTTCAGCCTCTAGGTTGTTCATTCATGTTCTTGCTATTTCAGCAACCTAGTGACTGAAAGAGGAGGGTCACAATATCAACCAGGTTCCTCCTATATAGAATTACTTTCCGCAAAATTGTGTGTGTTCTTAATTTGTGAGGGTGGTTCGcattgaatttttctttttgaagggtatatattttttctatgaCACTATTCCAAAGTGCCTTAGCCTTTACTACCGTATCTCTGGTGTTTTAGGTGGTCCTAAGGTTTTCCAGAATAATTTGTGTCTCAGATTTCAAGAAACAGAGAACTGTGTGTCTCATCTTCAGAAGTGGCATCTGTGTTTTTGGAACTTATGCAGATGATTGATTCCTCAATTTTTCCAGGGGACTCAGGGAATGCTCTAGCGATCCATGAAACCATCAATATGCATACTGCATATAATCACTGGAAACCAGTCTTAAAGAAATTGTCAAATAGAGAAGCCACAAAGCATTAACTTGGTAAGTGATTTCTTCTGGCAAAAATTGCAACATGAACAACAACTTTCCTTCACTTCCATTATTTCTTGTGCTTGGCGTTGTTGGGTTATCATGAATGCCTCTGTTGTAAGATCCactaattaatatatgagaCTAGAAATATTCAGGTAGCGATTATTCTTGTTCTTACCTCAATTTCTAGGCGTCTCTCTTCCAAGTGTTCTGCTCTCTTCTCTCTCCTCTCATCTTCCAACGGTAAGTGactcccccacccccacccccgaCCCCCCTGACCCCCCCATCTCCATCCCACCTACACCCAGGCCAACACCTCCCCTAGCGGCCTCCGGCGAAGACTATTTCCGGCCAGATTCCCCCCCTTCTGTTCTCTCTCTTCATCTCTTCCTTCCTTcttctttgtatttttttttctcttctcctttttccTCTTTGACTGCGATCGAAAATCCTCCACCAGTAGATTTTCGGGCAGTTTTTGCACAGGTATTTCGGTATTTCCGGCGAGTGAACAGTTTCCGGCGAGTGAACAGTATTTCCGGCACGTGAACAGTGTTTTCGGtgcgtgaacagtgtttccggcacgtgaacagtgtttccagCGCGCGAACAATATTTCCGGCGTGAACCAGGttcttttcaactggagttggtacctccggtttccaaatattctttgttcatacacttgtcattatattttgctgactttagaccATTTAATACTTTAGTAGTTCATAcgcgttttcgtggctttggatagtgatggtggattagggtcatgttctcatttagggtcggggacgagggtaaggaggggtaaatgGGTTAAAGGATAGTCTAGActaagagtaggttcttggaacattgggacgttaacgggaaagtcaatagagctagttaagattcttaagaaaaggaagattaatatagcttgtgtccaagagaccaaatgggtaggtactaaagctaaggaggtagacgggtataagctttggttctctggtagatcaaagtataggaatggggtaggcattttagtagacagtgatctaagggatcaggtggtggaggttaggagaatcactgataggatgatgtcgattaaggtggtcattgaagggaccactttgaacattattagtgcttatgcgccgcaagcgggcttagtagaggaggagaagaggcgcttttgggaggatttggacgagttagtgggaagcataccgcctactgagaagcttttcgtgggaggtgacttcaatgggcacatcgggtctatttcgggagggtatgacgatgtgcatggaggctttggttttggggacagaaatggaggaggagtttcacttttggagttcgcaagagcttttgggttggtgatagttaattcgaattttccaaaaaaggaGGACCATTTGGTAACCTTcagtagttcggtggctaagactcagatagactttttactccttaggaaggatgataaaggtctgtgcaaagactgcaaggtcattccgatagacaaccttacaacccgacataagctcttggtaatggatttagggatcaagatgacgaggaagaagagggtcgggaatgatcgacctaggatcagatgggggagtttgaccacggctagtgctctagagatgggagagaaattgaaggacatgGGGGCCTggaatagtagtggggatgcgaacagtatgtgggataggacgactagttgtattagggttgtagcaagggaagtgttgggagtctcgacaggcagtcgtagtcgacatcaaggggactggtggtggaatgtagaagtgcaagggaaggtggaagcaaagaaaatggcatacgcgaagttgatagaaagcacggaTGAGGTGGAGGAGTGGACGAataaggaactttataagatggcgaagaaggaggcgaagtcggctgtttcgacggcaaaaacgatagcttttgaatgcctctatgctgaactagaagaaaaaggtggggataggaaattgttcaagctagccagggcgcgggcgagaagggaacgcgatgtggatcaagtgaagtgtattaaggacgagcatggaaaagtattggtagaagagactctcattaaacagaggtggcagtcatacttccataaactcttgaatgacgtaggggacagagactttgtgttgggagatttggaacatacagagaGGCGTCGCAATTTTGgatattgcaggagtattaaggtcgaagaggttaagggtgctgttcgtaggatgcgctggggaagagcaaccggacctgacgagattcctggggaattttggaagagtgccagcttggtaggtttggagtggctgactaggttatttaatgtcatctttaaaacggcaacgatgcccgaagaatggaggtcgagtgtaatgatccctctatacaaaaacaaaggggatatccagagttgcaacaactatagaggtatcaagttactaagccacactatgaaagtgtgggaaagagtggtggagatgagggtgaggagaggcgtgtctatttcagagaaccagttcggatttatgccgggacgctcaactacagaagccatccatcttatgaggagactggtggagcaatatagggagaggaagagggacttgcatatggtattcatcgacttagaaaaggcctacgataaagttccaagagagatactatggaaatgtttggaggctaaagatgtacctgtggcatacattagggtgatcaaggacatgtatgagggagccaaaaccagggtaaggacagtaggaggggactcagagcatttcccagttgggatggggttgcatcaaggatcagctctaagtccatttttatttgccttggtaatggatgcattgacgcgacaaattcaaggtgaggtgccatggtgtatgcttttcgcggatgacatagtcctgattgatgagactcgtagtggagttaatgctaagatggaggattggagacataccttggagtctaaagggtttaagctgagtatgaccaagacagagtacttagagtgcaagtttagtgagacacctcaggaggttggcgtggaagttaagcttggtgcccaagctattcaaaagagaagtagtttcaagtatcttgggtctatcatgca
The genomic region above belongs to Solanum dulcamara chromosome 5, daSolDulc1.2, whole genome shotgun sequence and contains:
- the LOC129889372 gene encoding cysteine-tryptophan domain-containing zinc finger protein 7-like, which codes for MAEDYEIEEGEMYDDSHIGLAYIDVKIQSILGDYMNDFEGGVSIENLGPKFGVYGTFLMSYRLPSPQKSQNLPSPTRFSSHESIRFPVRYQISVIKSLNPTEQTTFKLQTRVRVGSNKTTARTSSDLHTGFDKTHCSELTSWDKPPVSPFIIEGDWIRCRKCRKWRLLPYGTKPEQLSESWLCSMLDWLPGMNYCDISEEDTTRALHASYQSLIQSNLQNRGGKGLIDVKAQDGRKISVKKRKLRTLQCNGNDLGDSDTNAFEREVSGRFRKLKKSKVFQTEKRESSTSKGAGKSSSRGTTTRRRRIE